A genomic region of Planococcus kocurii contains the following coding sequences:
- a CDS encoding flotillin family protein encodes MQSLGIITVIIALVIIAAIAGIGYFFWMKVRYRTAKSNEALIITGPKIGDPAKDTNIFTDDEGRSMKIIRGGGYLLRRFQTSTPVSLTSFQLKLATPRVYTNAGVPIVADAVAMVKVADTLNGIANYAEQFLGKKQEEIETEIIEVLGSNLRAILSKMTVEDINSDREKFNTDVQDVAQKQLDLMGFKITSLGLTDLRDADENNGYLENLGRPRIAEVRKLAEIAEANTERETRIHRAQTDQEAKEEEYKRQISTAESKKEKDIKDAAFKEETERARAKSEQSYELEKAKLAMEIQDEELNMQFAARERAVKLEEEESKVRKTKADATYYETTRSAEADARRAVIDGEAKAKIKRDEGAAEAEVIRERGKAEAESRKLLAEAMEEHGDVIITEKLIDMLPVFAEKVALPLSNIESVKIIDSGNGQGIPSFGRSVTKTMVDMQAPLKEMTGIDIGELLKSYVNRNNQPAAQAPVATMPVLQKEKNEDTNQSDEE; translated from the coding sequence ATGCAATCATTAGGAATTATTACAGTTATTATTGCGTTAGTCATCATCGCGGCAATTGCCGGCATCGGGTATTTCTTCTGGATGAAGGTCCGTTACCGCACCGCGAAATCCAATGAGGCGCTAATTATTACGGGACCCAAAATTGGAGATCCAGCAAAAGATACGAATATTTTTACAGATGACGAAGGTCGCTCGATGAAAATCATTCGGGGCGGCGGCTATCTGTTAAGACGTTTCCAAACGTCAACGCCGGTTAGCTTGACGTCATTTCAACTGAAACTTGCCACACCGCGTGTTTATACAAACGCTGGGGTGCCGATTGTTGCCGACGCTGTGGCCATGGTCAAAGTCGCCGACACGTTGAATGGCATTGCTAATTACGCCGAGCAATTTCTTGGCAAAAAACAAGAAGAAATTGAGACAGAAATTATCGAAGTGCTTGGTAGTAATTTGCGTGCGATTCTTTCAAAAATGACAGTAGAAGACATCAATAGCGACCGCGAGAAATTCAATACAGATGTGCAAGATGTCGCTCAAAAACAACTAGATTTGATGGGCTTTAAAATCACATCACTCGGCTTGACCGATTTGCGTGATGCTGATGAGAATAATGGCTACTTGGAAAACTTGGGTCGACCGCGTATCGCAGAAGTGCGCAAGCTTGCTGAAATTGCAGAAGCCAATACGGAGCGCGAAACACGCATTCACCGCGCGCAAACCGACCAAGAGGCAAAAGAAGAAGAATACAAACGCCAAATTTCTACCGCCGAATCGAAAAAAGAAAAAGACATAAAAGACGCAGCATTCAAAGAAGAAACTGAACGTGCGCGTGCCAAATCCGAGCAGTCTTATGAGCTGGAAAAGGCGAAGCTTGCGATGGAAATCCAGGATGAAGAACTCAATATGCAATTCGCAGCACGTGAACGCGCAGTTAAACTCGAAGAAGAAGAAAGCAAAGTGCGCAAAACAAAAGCCGATGCGACGTACTACGAAACAACACGTTCCGCAGAAGCTGATGCGCGCCGAGCAGTCATTGACGGGGAAGCAAAAGCCAAGATCAAACGTGATGAAGGTGCCGCAGAAGCAGAAGTTATTCGCGAGCGCGGTAAAGCAGAAGCCGAGTCTCGTAAACTACTCGCTGAAGCCATGGAAGAACACGGCGACGTCATCATCACCGAAAAACTGATCGACATGCTGCCCGTATTTGCAGAGAAAGTGGCCTTGCCACTGAGCAATATCGAATCGGTGAAAATCATTGATTCCGGCAACGGCCAAGGCATCCCGTCTTTCGGCAGAAGCGTGACGAAAACCATGGTCGACATGCAGGCGCCGCTGAAAGAAATGACCGGCATCGATATCGGAGAGTTGCTGAAATCTTACGTCAATCGCAACAATCAACCAGCAGCCCAAGCACCGGTTGCGACGATGCCGGTATTACAAAAAGAAAAAAATGAGGATACAAATCAAAGCGATGAAGAATAG
- a CDS encoding response regulator transcription factor, translating into MRERCKVLIVDDEMLIRQGILNYIDWKQAGFEIVGEASNGKEAMEMINVFSPDIVITDIVMPIMDGIDLVREAKKAFPNIEIIILSSFENFDYVRSTFQNGVADYILKPKLNGQELLTVLNRVADRIPHIQNASSPIKTVRTPEEILESMILGYDISTNFVDASSVFINNKFGLIGIHGENLNAVAAATIVKQAVLEELPVFLLNASKTEATLLFNFNSHQLRYIKEAIYQEKNEVSDETWAIYEPFDAIEDIKRVHDEGYSQMKKYLFYLPDIHVFSYDELPKENEKQAHFDLNHFIEMFKDRLFNVAFTYLENHVDYLKGRYHNDSFEFKTFLGNIVFNIIVLLETMKYDVQAIEQKKYTYFSVINEADHVHGALDKFNEFLDEVRGIILLDDKANDQSRNLNKILSYIEQHYTEPLRLSEIAAHFHFNTSYLSSYFSTHHKEGFSEYLNRVRIKKSMELLENSQVSISNISGMVGYSEHSYFCKVFKRITGMSPGKYRKEFHANHDNEKKGLSNLKK; encoded by the coding sequence GTGAGAGAGAGATGCAAAGTTCTTATAGTAGATGACGAGATGTTAATCCGACAAGGAATTCTGAATTACATTGACTGGAAACAGGCGGGATTTGAAATTGTGGGAGAAGCTTCAAATGGAAAAGAAGCGATGGAGATGATTAACGTATTTTCTCCAGATATCGTTATTACCGATATTGTCATGCCCATTATGGATGGAATCGATTTGGTAAGAGAAGCCAAAAAAGCATTTCCAAACATTGAAATTATTATTTTAAGCAGCTTTGAAAACTTTGATTACGTGCGATCAACCTTTCAAAATGGTGTGGCTGATTATATTTTAAAGCCGAAGTTGAATGGACAAGAATTATTAACCGTATTAAACAGGGTTGCAGATCGTATTCCGCATATACAAAATGCTTCTTCTCCGATAAAGACAGTTCGCACTCCCGAAGAAATACTTGAAAGTATGATTCTTGGATATGATATTTCTACAAATTTTGTGGATGCGTCATCTGTCTTCATCAATAATAAGTTTGGGTTGATTGGAATTCATGGGGAAAATCTTAATGCAGTAGCGGCAGCAACAATAGTTAAGCAAGCTGTTCTCGAAGAGTTGCCCGTATTTCTATTAAACGCCAGCAAAACAGAAGCGACTCTTTTATTCAATTTTAATTCTCACCAATTACGGTACATTAAAGAGGCGATATACCAAGAAAAAAACGAAGTATCGGATGAAACGTGGGCAATTTACGAACCATTCGATGCGATTGAAGATATTAAAAGAGTGCACGATGAAGGCTATTCGCAGATGAAAAAGTACTTGTTTTACTTGCCGGACATACATGTGTTTAGTTACGATGAATTGCCAAAAGAGAACGAAAAACAGGCACATTTTGACTTGAATCATTTTATTGAAATGTTTAAAGATCGTTTGTTTAACGTAGCATTTACCTATCTAGAAAATCACGTTGATTATTTGAAAGGGCGATACCACAACGACAGCTTTGAGTTCAAAACCTTTTTAGGGAATATCGTTTTCAATATAATTGTGCTACTAGAAACGATGAAATACGACGTCCAAGCTATTGAACAAAAAAAGTACACTTACTTTTCGGTTATTAACGAAGCCGATCATGTTCATGGGGCATTAGACAAATTCAATGAATTTTTAGATGAAGTACGTGGCATTATTCTTTTAGATGACAAAGCCAATGATCAATCCAGAAACCTCAATAAAATCTTATCTTATATTGAGCAGCATTATACCGAACCACTTCGCTTGTCTGAAATAGCTGCTCACTTTCACTTTAATACTTCTTATTTGTCTTCTTATTTCAGTACACACCACAAGGAGGGCTTTAGTGAATATTTAAATCGGGTGCGCATTAAAAAATCGATGGAACTATTGGAAAACAGCCAAGTCTCCATTTCGAACATTAGTGGGATGGTTGGCTACTCTGAGCATAGCTATTTTTGCAAAGTCTTCAAGCGGATAACGGGTATGTCTCCAGGAAAATACCGAAAGGAGTTTCATGCTAATCATGACAATGAAAAAAAGGGCCTTTCGAATCTTAAGAAATAA